One genomic segment of Candidatus Baltobacteraceae bacterium includes these proteins:
- a CDS encoding class I SAM-dependent methyltransferase, whose translation MATLVFPALNRLAVEYRDAAARRGETIVAAASVHDPQMERTFGHLFILPYVYDTAFGEALTGLVKSRGIRRIYAPVASVHAFLQSYIASQALPVELVGESPIAAVVTAYRDVLERASRARRFAAACAGESALIAGELEIAAILKHAADIYGESNEEKLAAMIALFAEAPKGDVVEIGSLMGRSAFVLQFLAQRYGIGPVLSVDPLSPSASFQHEIPGDVQRTMDDQWDYDLLRKAFVINMLPTARGQFNYLRMTSEEGFKVYSARREIRTDEFAEVRYAGKIAVIHIDGNHDYRFVKQDCDLWVPAIVPNGWLILDDYVWAHGDGPYRAGNALLERRTDVRRAFLCGKALFVQFS comes from the coding sequence ATGGCAACGCTCGTCTTTCCCGCCCTCAACCGATTGGCGGTCGAGTACCGCGACGCGGCCGCTCGGCGAGGCGAAACGATCGTCGCTGCGGCATCGGTCCACGATCCGCAGATGGAGCGCACCTTCGGTCACCTTTTCATCCTTCCATACGTCTACGACACCGCCTTTGGCGAAGCGCTTACGGGCCTCGTGAAGTCCCGCGGCATTCGACGCATCTACGCTCCGGTCGCCAGCGTTCACGCTTTTCTGCAATCGTACATCGCAAGCCAAGCGCTGCCAGTCGAGTTGGTCGGTGAGTCGCCAATCGCGGCCGTCGTCACGGCGTATCGCGACGTTCTCGAGAGAGCTTCACGAGCGCGGCGCTTTGCCGCCGCGTGCGCCGGCGAGTCGGCGCTCATCGCCGGCGAGCTCGAGATCGCAGCAATACTCAAGCACGCTGCCGACATTTACGGTGAGTCAAACGAAGAGAAGCTGGCGGCCATGATCGCCCTCTTCGCCGAAGCGCCCAAGGGCGACGTCGTAGAAATCGGATCGCTAATGGGGCGCTCCGCGTTTGTACTTCAGTTCTTAGCACAGCGCTACGGCATAGGGCCGGTGCTCTCCGTGGACCCGCTTTCGCCTAGCGCGTCGTTCCAGCACGAGATCCCCGGTGACGTCCAGAGAACGATGGACGATCAATGGGATTACGACTTACTGCGTAAGGCTTTCGTGATCAACATGCTGCCGACGGCTCGTGGACAGTTCAACTACCTGCGAATGACCTCCGAAGAGGGATTCAAGGTGTATAGCGCACGGCGCGAGATTCGAACGGACGAGTTCGCAGAGGTGCGGTACGCCGGCAAGATCGCCGTTATCCATATCGATGGAAATCACGACTACCGTTTTGTGAAGCAGGATTGTGACCTATGGGTGCCTGCGATCGTGCCTAATGGCTGGTTGATTCTCGACGACTACGTCTGGGCGCACGGCGATGGCCCTTATCGCGCCGGCAATGCCCTGTTGGAACGCCGCACCGACGTACGCCGCGCGTTTCTCTGCGGGAAAGCGCTCTTCGTTCAGTTCAGCTGA